Part of the Nothobranchius furzeri strain GRZ-AD chromosome 2, NfurGRZ-RIMD1, whole genome shotgun sequence genome, TGCCTTGTTTGACTCTTTAACACCAGCTTATCAATCTTTATACCATCATGTTTAGAGGatatttgtgtttaaatgtgagtATTTTATAGAATTGGGCATTGTAGGTATTTTTAGAGCAAATGAGTGGTGTCCAAGATCTGTTTGTACACCCCACCGCTAGGCTTCTCTTTAGCCTATCTATTATCTCCACCGTCATCTCTATCTATTTAGCTCCCCGTTGTGCTTACGTCACAGCCCGGAAGCAGggagctgctttgttttggtagtagGAGTTGGAGAGAACAGACAGACAAGAAGGCAGAGGTCCGCGCGGAGCACACCCTTTCactaaatggggagagctacaccGGGGATGGAAGATGAAGGACCGATAGCCGACGACTTTAAGATGCCGAGTTTTATCAGTAACTTTGAAGAAGGCAGGCTGAAATCGTTCCGCAACCTGCACACGGAAACTTCCTTCACCGACGGTAAAGTTGGAGATTTGAACCGGGGCGTCATCCGATCCAGTTCTCGGCTGTCGCTCGACGGAAGCGACGGGATCGCGAGGCAGAGGAGCGGCGAGGAAGAGAAGGATGCGGAGGGCAACATCAACAACAACTGCAACGGCGGCGATGGAGGAAGAGCGAGACGGAGGGCGAGCGCTGTCGAGCTTCTGAGGATACATTTCGGGGATTCAAAGTCACCATCCTTTCATTTGAGTACAAAAAGTCGGATGCAGTTTGGAGCCGAACACGGAACCGACGAAGGAAGCGGTAAAAACGGCCCGAAGGGCGGAAATGGAGCAGAATGTAGCGAGTGTTTGAAGTCGGACGCAGAAACGGGAGGGCCGGGAACTAAAAACGAGCCAACCTTGAGTGAGTTGGCGACTTCAAGCGTTCAGGGAGTAGAGAAACTACCTGTCACTGACGAGCGTCATCATAAAGAGGACGATAATGGCAACTCGACTTTGGGTGACTCTTTTCGTCTAAAAAAAGAACACGTCTTCTGCACTGTTTACTGCATCGCCAACGACAGCCTCCGATCAGACGCCGAGATCACAGACGGGGTCACATCAGAAGCAGCAGAAAATGAGTCGGGTGAGGTGGAGAGTTCCGAGCTGGAGCTGTTCTCGCTGGGCGACCTGGTGGACCCGATGGGGCACGCTTCAGACCGCCAGCACAGGGAGCAGTCCGATGATGAGAGTGACGCGTGCTGCCGGGTGTGCCTGGAGGAGAAAACCATCGCCTCCCTGCCCTGCTGCAGGAGGACCGCGTGCGCCGACTGTTTAAAACTCTACGTCAGCACCCAGGTTGGTGAGAATTGGGTTGGAGTCGACTTGGGGATGGAAGTTGAACGTTCAGTATCCGGTAGACGCGTTTTTAGGAGTTACTTGTCTACGAAACATTAATCAACCTTTTCTGCGTCATATTTGGCAACATGGTGCGACATTTCTGGGAACTTCATGATTCACCAGGAACTGACGCAACATTCTCTAAATACTTAAGAAAATATCTAGAACGCATgggcgtaatttggggggggggggggcatgtcccccccactttttccaaagtcaaggtttgacccctgcactttttaccatccaaaaacaatattacgctatattaaattgacactggttaagCTCTAGGTCCAAGCGGAAGACAACCGTTTGTATTGAAGCCTGTTTCAcattagaacatattgtaaagatcccccccgtgtcccccccccccccacttctaaagtgataaCTACATCCATGCTAGAACAAGTCTCTCATCGTGTTTCTACTACCACACAAGCAAAGAGAAAAGATTTATGAAATGTTAACTAAAATTAGCCCAACACCTGAAGGTGTCTTTGCCTTGTGATAATTTTTTTTGTGAATCTGGGTCAAGAGGCTCACATATTTCTTATAAGATACACTGGTGTCTGCACAGCTTCCTCTAATTTAGGTTACAACAAGGAAATAACTTCCAGGGATTTTTGCCTGGTTAATTTGGTAAGCTAtagcataaataaataaagtatgaTGCAAGCAGATTAATTCGGCCTTTTTGTGTGGAACAGCCTTGTTTATCTCTTGCTATCACAATTCCAGTTTTAATAAACATGCACGCTACTTCCCAAGTCATCCGGAGGAGAAAGTAGCAGATTTTCCACTAATCTGCTTAAATCTGTGTAGATAAACTGTGTTATCAGTTTATTTAGAGAACATTTTATCTGCTGCTGTAATAAGTCATGAATAATTATCCAGTCAAAGCAAAAAGCTAACTGATAAGCACACTGAAAATGAACAGGGTCGTGCAAGTCAAGCTGTGatggtggatttttttttttttttacagttaatGCACCACAGACTGATTTTAGCACGCAGACTTGGTGTTAACCCAAGTGTTACGTCAGTACATTGTCCCAAATAGGGCTGCAGACTAGACTCTACGAGTTTAATACTTGGTAGCTTCAGGCATTCAGTGTTGATccttcatttttttttctcagcCTCTTTAAATCAAAGTTATATTTTGAAGGTTAATAAAGGGTTTACGTTAAGCAATAGAACTGTCAAACTGACATCGTTT contains:
- the rnf217 gene encoding E3 ubiquitin-protein ligase RNF217 — translated: MGRATPGMEDEGPIADDFKMPSFISNFEEGRLKSFRNLHTETSFTDGKVGDLNRGVIRSSSRLSLDGSDGIARQRSGEEEKDAEGNINNNCNGGDGGRARRRASAVELLRIHFGDSKSPSFHLSTKSRMQFGAEHGTDEGSGKNGPKGGNGAECSECLKSDAETGGPGTKNEPTLSELATSSVQGVEKLPVTDERHHKEDDNGNSTLGDSFRLKKEHVFCTVYCIANDSLRSDAEITDGVTSEAAENESGEVESSELELFSLGDLVDPMGHASDRQHREQSDDESDACCRVCLEEKTIASLPCCRRTACADCLKLYVSTQLKPGKVVIRCPIFGCRGTLEEGLVISLLTSEEVAKYHYFVELSQLDSSTKPCPQCSHFTSLKTLDQNNSEHKYKIQCSSCQFVWCFRCHAPWHDGLKCRDYRKADKLLRTWASVIEHGQRNAQKCPQCKIHIQRIDGCDHMTCTQCNTNFCYRCGERYRHLRFFGDHTSNLSVFGCKYRYLPDKPHLRRLVRGSVCASKVLIAPVVLLLVIVLGALALVIGLVAFPVYYACKRRKKQQQQHTQGSGRWI